A part of Aegilops tauschii subsp. strangulata cultivar AL8/78 chromosome 2, Aet v6.0, whole genome shotgun sequence genomic DNA contains:
- the LOC141040858 gene encoding uncharacterized protein, whose translation MSMFVTPQDRQDIPPSHTSHLRLHHHIRLPLSKSCEYFQRTKPPNFSQVIDPLDADDWLRTIERKLEIARTEEGDKVPFATHYLEGAAAIWWDNAKAIWPADEEITWSKFKYHFRKYHIPIGIMKIKQREFLALTQGSMTVSEYLNKFNHLARYSLYDVATKERKVDTFLGGLNQHFRCTLSMFDFLDFLTLVNKALIAEREHKLLHDNKPAINDHKRKFELKKDMQPVQKARTWQQT comes from the exons ATGTCCATGTTCGTCACTCCgcaagacaggcaggacattccccCGAGCCATACCAGCCACCTCCGTCTCCACCACCACATCCGCCTTCCACTGAGCAAATCCTgcgaat attttcagcgaACCAAGCCTCCCAACTTTAGCCAAGTTATTGATCCATTGGACgccgatgattggttaaggactaTTGAGAGGAAACTGGAGATTGCTCGCACTGAAGAGGGAGACAAGGTTCCCTTTGCAACGCATTATCTCGAAGGAGctgccgctatatggtgggataatgctaaGGCCATATGGCCCGCGGACGAGGAAATTACTTGGAGTAAATTCAAGTATCATTTCCGCAAGTATCATATTCCCATCGGGATTATGAAAATCAAGCAACGTGAATTCCTCGCCCTCACTCAAGGCAGCATGACAGTCAGCGAGTACCTGAATAAATTCAACCATTTGGCCCGCTATTCTCTCTACGATGTGGCCACAAAAGAACGGAAGGTCGACACATTTCTTGGAGGACTGAATCAGCATTTCAGGTGCACGCTCAGCATGTTTGATTTCCTGGACTTCCtaactctggtgaacaaggccctcatcgcagaaagggaacacaagctcctaCACGACAATAAGCCAGCTAttaatgaccacaagcgcaaattTGAGCTGAAAAAGGATATGCAACCAGTGCAGAAGGCTCGTACTTGGCAACAAACTTAG